A window of the Oscillospiraceae bacterium genome harbors these coding sequences:
- a CDS encoding N-acetylmuramoyl-L-alanine amidase yields the protein MAIRVFIDQGHNPGNINPGAEGNGLTEQEVTYKVGIYLADILRKDPRFEVRVSRKTPSAVVGTSTASSLTQRVYMANSWPANYFISIHCNAFSNPSANGTEALVYAQYTQGYWLGEHILKSIVSRMGTQNRGVRIRPDIYVLRKTKMPAVLIELAFITNESDAALLRDNPYGFAYAIYEGMLGYFDFQPI from the coding sequence ATGGCAATCCGTGTTTTTATTGATCAGGGGCACAACCCGGGAAATATAAATCCAGGGGCCGAAGGGAACGGTCTTACCGAACAGGAAGTTACATATAAAGTAGGAATATATCTGGCGGATATTTTAAGAAAAGATCCGCGTTTTGAAGTGCGTGTTTCACGCAAAACTCCGAGCGCAGTCGTCGGCACCTCGACCGCAAGCAGCCTGACGCAGAGAGTATATATGGCAAACAGCTGGCCTGCTAACTATTTTATTAGCATCCACTGTAATGCGTTCAGCAATCCCTCAGCAAACGGAACAGAAGCATTGGTTTACGCGCAATATACTCAAGGATATTGGCTTGGTGAACATATCCTTAAATCAATTGTCTCAAGAATGGGAACACAGAACAGAGGCGTGAGAATCCGTCCCGATATCTATGTCCTCAGAAAAACAAAAATGCCGGCAGTCCTGATTGAGCTCGCCTTTATCACCAATGAAAGCGACGCCGCCCTGCTGCGCGACAATCCTTATGGTTTCGCATATGCAATTTATGAGGGAATGCTCGGCTATTTCGACTTTCAACCCATTTGA
- a CDS encoding ACP S-malonyltransferase translates to MKRRCAFIFSGQGSQFPGMGKLFYDSSKSVRSLYEAAEMLRPGTMEIAFGSDAAALRDTRNTQPCLYLAALAGAIALGEKGIHADFAAGFSLGELPALAYAGAFTYEDGFRLVCRRAELMAECAASNPAKMIAVMKLPDEKVEEICHGFAQAYPVNYNCPGQLVCAVAENIEKEFVHSVSAAGGKVLTLAVSGGFHSPFMDKAAVSFAEFLKDFILREPEIPVYSNYSAQPYVSDIASGLLFSQINHPVKWQKIIQNMSAEGADVFIEVGAGATLKKFVEKILPGVAAYSIQNYEDISDVSGEVGHTDAEE, encoded by the coding sequence ATGAAACGTCGGTGCGCATTTATATTCTCAGGACAGGGTTCGCAGTTTCCGGGAATGGGAAAGCTCTTTTACGATTCAAGCAAATCTGTGCGTTCGCTTTATGAAGCGGCCGAAATGCTTCGCCCCGGAACGATGGAAATTGCCTTCGGTTCAGATGCGGCGGCGCTCCGCGATACTCGAAACACTCAGCCATGCCTATATCTTGCGGCACTCGCGGGGGCTATTGCGCTCGGAGAGAAGGGAATCCATGCCGATTTTGCCGCCGGCTTTTCTCTTGGAGAGCTTCCCGCGCTTGCCTATGCGGGTGCTTTTACATATGAAGACGGATTTCGTCTGGTTTGCCGCCGCGCGGAGCTTATGGCCGAATGCGCCGCGAGCAATCCCGCGAAAATGATCGCTGTTATGAAGCTTCCGGATGAAAAGGTAGAAGAAATTTGCCATGGTTTCGCACAGGCGTATCCGGTGAATTATAATTGCCCAGGTCAGCTTGTATGCGCCGTTGCGGAAAACATAGAAAAAGAATTCGTTCATTCTGTCTCGGCGGCGGGCGGCAAAGTGCTTACCCTTGCGGTAAGCGGCGGATTTCATTCTCCGTTTATGGATAAGGCGGCCGTGTCATTCGCAGAATTCCTGAAGGACTTTATACTGCGCGAGCCGGAAATTCCTGTTTATTCAAATTATTCCGCTCAGCCATATGTGTCAGATATCGCATCCGGATTGCTTTTCTCACAGATAAATCATCCTGTCAAATGGCAGAAAATAATTCAGAATATGAGCGCCGAAGGCGCTGATGTATTCATTGAAGTGGGCGCAGGCGCCACGCTTAAAAAGTTTGTTGAAAAGATCCTGCCCGGCGTGGCAGCTTATTCCATACAGAATTATGAAGACATATCGGATGTTTCCGGGGAGGTTGGACATACGGATGCTGAAGAATAA
- a CDS encoding AAA family ATPase, whose protein sequence is MKNLILILGANGIGKSTISAQLLRLLPNSAYIDSDYCRMMNPAQLNDETVFVNKKNILDLMLNYFGCSIIDNVIFPYGFHGHRKQLFNDLLNELKKKVDFRLYTILLVCDEAENIRRLKADNRDDERIERALRNTRNIFGGLDCPTIDITELSPVQSAERIMKIIIDMSKSY, encoded by the coding sequence ATGAAAAATCTTATTTTAATTCTTGGAGCAAACGGCATCGGAAAATCTACAATAAGCGCACAGTTGCTTCGTCTTCTGCCGAATTCCGCATATATCGACAGCGATTATTGCCGAATGATGAATCCGGCACAGCTTAATGACGAGACTGTTTTCGTAAATAAAAAGAATATATTAGATCTGATGCTCAATTATTTTGGCTGTTCAATTATCGATAATGTGATATTCCCATATGGTTTTCATGGGCACAGAAAACAGCTTTTTAACGATTTATTGAATGAACTCAAAAAAAAGGTAGATTTTCGTCTTTATACGATTCTGCTTGTCTGTGATGAAGCGGAAAACATCCGCCGATTGAAGGCTGATAACAGAGATGATGAACGCATAGAAAGAGCACTGAGAAACACCCGTAATATTTTTGGTGGTCTTGATTGTCCGACAATCGATATAACCGAGCTTTCGCCGGTTCAAAGCGCGGAGAGGATTATGAAGATAATTATAGATATGTCAAAATCGTATTGA
- a CDS encoding beta-ketoacyl-ACP synthase III codes for MNFKIIATGKFIPERIVTNDELTQYIDTSDEWIKKRVGVHERHICTTQSAADLAYGAAINALENGSVKPAELDGIICACISSEYASPSIACILAQRLGLSCMAYDVSAACSGFIYLLETAAGFFARGKVKKLLIVGAERMSRMVDWRDRSTCVIFGDGAGAVLLEEGDSYKSSVFKTTGGCDVVCVPQFSGENSPFYKADSPEPFIHMNGQETFIFAVNSVCSDIEYLLAENNLSMEDIAYIVPHQANKRIIDYAAVRLKVSSEKFYLNIEKYGNTSSASIPIALDEMNRNGMLKRGDLIIMSAFGSGMTSAACLIKW; via the coding sequence ATGAATTTTAAAATTATAGCGACCGGGAAATTTATTCCCGAAAGAATTGTAACAAATGATGAGCTTACACAATATATTGATACCTCGGATGAATGGATAAAAAAGAGAGTCGGTGTACATGAGCGCCATATATGCACAACCCAAAGCGCTGCCGATCTGGCATACGGAGCGGCAATTAACGCTTTGGAAAACGGCAGCGTTAAGCCTGCTGAGCTTGACGGAATAATATGCGCCTGCATCAGCTCGGAATATGCTTCTCCGTCGATTGCATGTATTCTTGCCCAGCGCCTCGGTCTGAGCTGTATGGCTTACGATGTCAGTGCAGCCTGTTCGGGTTTTATTTATCTGCTCGAAACGGCGGCGGGCTTTTTTGCACGGGGCAAGGTCAAAAAGCTTTTGATTGTCGGTGCGGAGCGCATGAGCCGCATGGTGGATTGGCGTGACCGCTCAACCTGTGTTATTTTCGGAGACGGAGCGGGCGCGGTTCTGCTTGAAGAGGGCGACAGCTATAAATCGTCTGTTTTTAAAACCACTGGAGGATGCGACGTTGTATGTGTTCCGCAGTTTTCGGGCGAGAATTCGCCGTTTTACAAAGCCGATTCTCCGGAGCCTTTCATACATATGAACGGACAGGAAACTTTTATATTCGCGGTTAATTCCGTGTGCTCGGATATAGAATATCTTCTGGCAGAAAACAATTTGTCTATGGAAGACATCGCTTATATAGTGCCTCATCAGGCAAACAAACGGATAATAGATTATGCCGCCGTAAGGCTCAAGGTGAGTTCTGAAAAATTCTATTTGAATATTGAAAAATACGGAAACACCTCGAGCGCCTCAATTCCGATCGCCCTTGACGAAATGAACAGAAACGGAATGCTGAAACGCGGCGATCTTATTATTATGTCCGCGTTCGGCAGCGGGATGACAAGCGCAGCATGCCTGATTAAATGGTGA
- a CDS encoding phosphopantetheine-binding protein, translating to MIFEKIVEIIAEKTDRDPSEITRETLFSDLEIDSLDVAEMVMRLEDEFSISIELDGMQKTVGEFAEKVEKASAAKNKTE from the coding sequence ATGATTTTTGAGAAAATAGTTGAAATTATAGCTGAAAAAACAGATAGGGACCCTAGTGAAATAACGAGGGAAACGCTTTTTTCGGATCTTGAAATTGATTCGCTTGATGTTGCTGAAATGGTAATGAGGCTTGAAGATGAATTTTCAATTTCGATTGAGCTTGACGGAATGCAGAAAACTGTAGGAGAATTCGCCGAAAAAGTAGAGAAAGCATCGGCAGCAAAGAATAAGACTGAATAA
- a CDS encoding biotin/lipoyl-containing protein produces MDISRLREAAEIMREFGLVKLDITDGDTHIALEKPNLTSPQPPLPLSVQTDNSQPDTMPRFENTLPRKNIYILKSPIVGTVYFSPALDKPPYVSVGSRVDVGDVVCIIEAMKMLNDITAGVGGTIVKVCVESGKLVEYNQPLFEIEIEINEDKNENE; encoded by the coding sequence ATGGATATATCAAGACTTCGTGAAGCAGCTGAAATAATGCGGGAATTCGGACTAGTTAAGCTCGATATAACCGATGGTGATACACATATCGCACTTGAAAAACCGAATTTAACATCTCCGCAGCCGCCCCTGCCTTTATCGGTTCAAACTGATAATTCACAGCCTGATACTATGCCGCGCTTTGAAAACACCTTACCCAGGAAGAATATCTATATATTAAAATCGCCGATTGTCGGAACGGTTTATTTTTCACCCGCTCTTGACAAACCTCCGTATGTAAGCGTCGGTTCACGGGTTGATGTGGGTGATGTGGTATGCATTATTGAGGCGATGAAAATGCTTAACGATATTACGGCCGGAGTGGGTGGAACAATAGTAAAAGTCTGTGTCGAAAGCGGAAAGCTCGTCGAATACAATCAGCCCCTTTTTGAAATTGAAATTGAAATTAATGAAGATAAAAATGAAAATGAATAA
- a CDS encoding sigma-70 family RNA polymerase sigma factor yields the protein MDNNLEKNFEQFYIDFYPRIYAFLCRLSGNSDLSEDLTQETFYQAYISFHKFKGDSDIFTWLAAIAKYTYFKYLKKNRMDLNTVCLDSIADVYCSGDSESPEEIFQRQQVITGVKRIISKIPEKYRNVVILRIYAEIPFSQIASVLGITENSAKVIYFRAKKMLMEELNDEYNM from the coding sequence GTGGATAATAACTTAGAAAAAAATTTCGAACAGTTTTATATAGATTTTTATCCGAGAATTTATGCCTTCCTTTGCCGGCTTTCGGGAAACAGCGATCTCTCGGAGGATTTGACTCAGGAGACCTTTTATCAGGCATATATTTCGTTCCACAAGTTCAAAGGTGACAGCGATATATTCACATGGCTGGCGGCGATAGCAAAATACACATATTTTAAATATCTTAAGAAGAACCGTATGGATCTGAACACGGTCTGCCTTGATTCAATCGCCGATGTATACTGCTCCGGAGACAGTGAATCCCCCGAAGAAATTTTTCAACGTCAGCAGGTAATAACGGGAGTAAAAAGAATAATATCTAAAATTCCCGAAAAATACCGCAATGTAGTTATTCTGCGGATATATGCCGAAATCCCCTTTTCTCAAATAGCAAGTGTACTCGGAATAACAGAAAATTCAGCAAAGGTGATATATTTCAGGGCAAAAAAAATGCTCATGGAGGAATTAAATGATGAATATAACATGTGA
- the fabG gene encoding 3-oxoacyl-[acyl-carrier-protein] reductase has translation MLKNKVAIVTGGSRGIGRAICEKFAVEGCSVAIIYQGRQDAAEKTLAEILSMLAPGAGAKVYKCDVSDYDDCAVLVKQVCADFGHIDILVNNAGITRDKLLLAMKPEDFDAVMNVNLKGSFNMIKQVYPLFLRQKSGRIINITSVVGLCGNAGQANYSASKAGLIGLTKSVAKELAGRSICVNAIAPGFINTDMTASLPESGFEESIPARRRGEPADVAALAAFLASDEAGYITGEVIRVDGGLAM, from the coding sequence ATGCTGAAGAATAAAGTTGCGATAGTGACCGGAGGTTCCCGCGGTATAGGACGCGCCATATGTGAAAAATTTGCCGTGGAAGGTTGTTCGGTTGCGATTATATATCAGGGGAGACAGGATGCCGCCGAGAAAACGCTTGCAGAAATTCTTTCGATGCTTGCTCCGGGTGCGGGAGCGAAAGTATACAAATGCGACGTGTCTGATTATGATGACTGCGCTGTGCTCGTAAAGCAGGTTTGCGCGGATTTTGGACATATTGATATTCTGGTAAACAACGCGGGGATAACGCGTGACAAGCTGCTTCTTGCGATGAAACCCGAGGATTTCGATGCGGTGATGAATGTAAATTTAAAGGGAAGCTTTAATATGATCAAACAGGTTTATCCTTTGTTTTTACGTCAAAAAAGCGGCAGGATCATAAATATTACATCAGTTGTCGGACTTTGCGGTAATGCGGGACAGGCAAATTACAGTGCATCAAAAGCCGGACTTATAGGTCTTACAAAATCGGTCGCAAAGGAACTTGCGGGACGCAGCATATGTGTCAACGCAATAGCGCCCGGCTTCATCAATACGGATATGACCGCATCACTTCCGGAATCCGGATTTGAGGAGAGCATTCCCGCACGTCGCAGAGGTGAGCCGGCGGATGTGGCGGCGCTTGCGGCATTTCTGGCTTCGGACGAAGCCGGCTATATAACAGGAGAGGTTATTCGTGTCGACGGCGGTTTGGCCATGTAA
- a CDS encoding peptidoglycan-binding protein, translated as MSQGYLILKLRTAFNQLAVNKCKIKIDTSNGTTVYEKTTGLEVGGMTQPIPLEAPDLNESLNPHFSGTPYSVYTAAVSADGYYRSIINNIQIFGDNTAILPVDMIPLPVTVPSPDAAPPLNYLIPPHHLTYTQNETIKKIPDSKANLNPVQERKADKIMSDDIVKPAIQILEGVYIPEKIVVHLGAPSSNAENYTVSFTDYIKNVASSEIYPTWPKSSLQANIIAQISLALNRIYTEWYRSRGYNFDITSSTAYDQYFVKGRNVFDSISSEVDEVFNVYIKRPFSTAPYYAEYCSGTTVTCPGMSQWGTVSLANEGYSFDEIIKYYYGNVELVASRNLRAITSSYPGTPLSIGSKGDNVRLIQSQLNRIAINYPIIPFTPTDGVFGEMTDKAVRAFQKLFLTSVDGIVGKSTWYKISYVYVSVKRLAELSSEGQRPAYTEYAYPGFVLKLNSKGIEVQQIQFYLSKINLVNPNVLTTVVDGFFGRGTENSVKSFQRNYNLTEDGIVGKITWLSIVNVYLGAVKNLDVPNSPFTLRPYPGTPLRVGSTGDDVRHVQAMINLINTIFVPIKSLKEDGGFGALTKASVMEFQKIYNYIADGIVSRQTWNRLTSTYNEVASKCIFSDRTCVGTKSYAGTPLKRGSAGNEVRYIQARLKLIYQYLPIIGEVEIDSIFGAQTEKTVMSIQRLFGLVPDGIVGQTTFNLINYIYCASDYGCLSKPSASGISVISEADLPVSTDPDEEPETSAEWEDIQESNQ; from the coding sequence ATGTCACAAGGATATCTTATATTAAAACTCAGAACCGCCTTCAATCAGTTAGCGGTTAATAAATGTAAAATAAAAATCGATACCTCCAACGGGACGACTGTTTACGAAAAAACCACCGGATTGGAAGTCGGCGGCATGACTCAGCCGATACCTCTTGAGGCTCCGGATTTGAATGAAAGCCTTAATCCCCATTTTTCTGGAACACCATATTCGGTATATACTGCCGCAGTAAGTGCGGACGGATATTATAGAAGTATAATAAACAACATTCAGATATTCGGAGATAATACGGCAATTCTGCCGGTAGATATGATCCCGCTTCCCGTAACCGTTCCGTCTCCCGATGCCGCTCCTCCGCTCAACTATCTGATTCCTCCTCATCACCTTACATACACGCAAAATGAAACAATTAAAAAAATTCCCGACAGTAAAGCGAATCTAAATCCTGTGCAGGAACGGAAAGCGGATAAAATTATGTCCGATGATATCGTAAAACCTGCAATACAAATTCTGGAGGGAGTTTATATACCAGAAAAAATTGTCGTGCATCTCGGAGCTCCGTCCTCTAACGCTGAAAATTATACGGTCAGCTTTACGGATTATATAAAAAACGTGGCGTCAAGCGAAATATATCCGACCTGGCCGAAAAGCTCGCTTCAAGCAAATATTATTGCGCAGATTTCGCTTGCTCTGAACAGGATTTACACCGAGTGGTACAGAAGCAGAGGGTATAACTTTGACATCACTTCATCAACCGCCTATGATCAATATTTTGTAAAAGGAAGAAATGTATTTGATTCGATCTCTTCAGAGGTTGATGAAGTATTCAATGTATATATAAAAAGACCATTCAGTACAGCGCCTTATTATGCGGAATATTGCAGCGGTACTACCGTGACATGTCCGGGAATGAGCCAATGGGGCACAGTCTCTCTCGCGAATGAGGGATACAGCTTTGATGAAATAATCAAATATTATTATGGCAATGTCGAGCTGGTCGCTTCAAGAAATTTGCGCGCGATTACAAGCTCTTATCCGGGAACTCCGTTATCTATCGGCTCAAAAGGCGATAATGTACGGCTTATCCAGTCTCAATTAAACCGCATCGCGATAAATTATCCGATAATACCATTTACGCCGACAGACGGCGTTTTCGGCGAGATGACAGATAAGGCGGTCAGGGCGTTTCAAAAGCTGTTTCTTACATCAGTCGACGGAATAGTCGGTAAATCGACATGGTACAAAATATCATATGTATATGTTTCCGTTAAAAGGCTTGCTGAACTGTCAAGCGAAGGACAGCGCCCGGCATATACGGAGTATGCATATCCCGGATTTGTTCTTAAATTAAATTCCAAGGGCATTGAGGTACAGCAGATTCAGTTTTATTTAAGCAAAATTAATCTGGTAAATCCGAATGTGCTAACCACCGTGGTCGACGGCTTTTTCGGACGCGGCACGGAAAATTCCGTAAAAAGCTTTCAACGCAATTATAATCTTACCGAAGACGGAATCGTCGGAAAAATAACGTGGCTTTCTATTGTTAATGTATATCTCGGCGCTGTGAAGAATCTTGACGTGCCGAATTCTCCTTTTACCTTAAGACCGTATCCCGGAACACCGCTTCGTGTCGGTTCGACCGGAGACGACGTACGTCACGTTCAGGCAATGATAAATCTGATAAACACAATTTTTGTCCCGATTAAATCGCTTAAAGAAGACGGCGGCTTCGGAGCCCTCACCAAAGCAAGTGTCATGGAATTTCAGAAAATTTATAATTACATAGCTGACGGAATTGTCAGCAGGCAGACATGGAACAGACTTACATCCACATACAACGAGGTTGCGTCAAAATGTATCTTTTCAGACAGGACATGCGTAGGCACCAAGTCATACGCGGGAACGCCTTTAAAACGCGGCTCTGCGGGAAATGAAGTAAGATATATACAGGCGCGACTGAAACTCATATATCAATATCTGCCGATAATAGGAGAAGTCGAGATTGACAGCATATTCGGCGCCCAGACAGAAAAGACGGTAATGTCCATTCAAAGGCTGTTCGGGCTGGTTCCCGACGGGATTGTGGGACAGACAACCTTCAATCTGATCAATTATATATATTGCGCAAGTGATTATGGGTGCCTTTCAAAGCCATCCGCAAGCGGCATATCCGTCATATCCGAAGCGGATTTGCCCGTTTCAACAGATCCGGACGAGGAACCTGAAACAAGTGCCGAGTGGGAAGATATACAAGAGAGTAATCAATAA
- the fabF gene encoding beta-ketoacyl-ACP synthase II, translating to MKRVVVTGIGALTPIGNSVAEFTEALRNGKNGIGKIKAYDATDSKYTLAAELKNFDPLTRLEKTTVRKNDLFVQYALYSADEAIEDSGILGKISPDRLGVYYGSGIGGFNTLCSEHQAFLEGGPRKVTPQFIPKMIINMAAGSIAIRYHANNGCISVCTACASSTSAIGEAYRAITGGYADAIICGGTEAAINPLTVAGFGNCMALTDAADPSAASLPFDRRRAGFVLGEGAGTLILEEYEHAVSRNAKIYAEIFGYGSTCDAYHITAPRPEGTESMRAIRDSLSGSDGGDCSKIYVNAHGTGTPLNDKTETLALKLAFGEEAKRLHISSTKSMTGHMLGAAGGVEAIAAICALRDEIIPPTINLFEPDESCDLDYTPNTAQHAKLDIALSVSLGFGGHNACVAFKKTEG from the coding sequence ATGAAAAGAGTAGTTGTAACCGGAATTGGCGCGCTGACTCCGATCGGCAATTCGGTAGCTGAATTTACCGAGGCGCTCAGAAACGGGAAAAACGGAATTGGGAAAATAAAAGCGTATGATGCAACGGATTCAAAATATACGCTTGCTGCCGAGCTTAAAAACTTTGATCCCTTAACGCGTCTCGAAAAAACAACGGTGCGCAAAAACGATTTATTTGTTCAGTACGCGCTTTATTCCGCGGATGAGGCGATTGAGGACAGCGGAATTTTGGGGAAAATATCTCCTGACAGGTTGGGAGTGTATTACGGTTCCGGAATCGGGGGCTTCAATACGCTGTGTTCGGAACATCAGGCATTTCTTGAAGGCGGACCGCGCAAGGTTACGCCACAGTTCATTCCCAAAATGATAATCAATATGGCCGCGGGAAGCATCGCAATTCGTTATCACGCAAACAACGGGTGTATTTCGGTTTGCACCGCTTGCGCCAGCTCAACATCGGCGATCGGAGAAGCATACAGAGCAATAACCGGCGGATATGCGGACGCGATAATATGCGGAGGCACGGAGGCGGCGATAAATCCTCTTACCGTTGCCGGCTTCGGGAACTGCATGGCGCTTACCGACGCTGCTGATCCGTCTGCGGCATCGCTTCCGTTTGACCGGAGGCGCGCCGGCTTCGTACTCGGCGAAGGCGCGGGAACTCTGATTTTAGAGGAGTATGAACACGCAGTTTCAAGAAACGCGAAAATATATGCTGAAATTTTCGGGTACGGTTCCACCTGTGACGCATATCACATCACTGCTCCGCGTCCGGAAGGAACGGAAAGCATGCGTGCGATCAGGGATTCTCTTTCCGGTTCGGACGGCGGCGACTGTTCAAAAATTTATGTAAACGCACACGGTACGGGAACGCCTCTCAATGATAAAACAGAGACGCTTGCGCTTAAACTTGCTTTTGGCGAGGAAGCGAAGCGCTTGCATATAAGCTCAACTAAATCTATGACAGGGCATATGCTCGGTGCCGCCGGCGGCGTGGAAGCCATCGCCGCTATATGCGCGCTGAGAGACGAAATAATTCCTCCGACGATAAATTTATTCGAGCCGGATGAATCCTGCGATCTCGATTATACCCCGAATACCGCACAGCATGCGAAACTTGATATAGCTTTATCTGTTTCGCTCGGTTTCGGTGGACATAATGCCTGTGTGGCATTCAAAAAAACAGAAGGGTGA
- a CDS encoding nitronate monooxygenase: protein MNKNRICELAKIKYPIFQGGMAWIADARLAAAVSNGGGLGIISAMNANAEYLRQQIALARSLTDKPFGVNIMLMSPYVDEVAQIAADERVAIITTGAGSPAKYMELWKSRGIKVVPVIASVAMAKSAERSGADAVVAEGQESGGHIGELTTMTLVPQVCDAVKLPVLAAGGIADGRGIAASFALGAEGVQLGTRFLVAKECGVHQNYKDMVMHASDISTVTTGRRFGGNTCRCLKNKFSRDFLKTEYLPETTAEDVAALGVGALRKAAVEGDRDQGCFLAGQISGMINREQTAAEIISEIFTQAEGLMNGVDWK, encoded by the coding sequence ATGAATAAAAACAGGATTTGCGAACTCGCAAAAATAAAGTATCCAATATTTCAGGGCGGAATGGCATGGATCGCCGATGCCCGTCTTGCCGCGGCCGTATCAAACGGCGGCGGGCTTGGAATTATATCGGCTATGAACGCCAATGCGGAGTATCTTCGTCAACAAATCGCGCTTGCGCGCAGTTTGACTGATAAGCCCTTCGGAGTCAATATAATGCTAATGAGCCCTTATGTCGATGAGGTGGCACAGATCGCCGCCGACGAGCGTGTCGCAATCATAACAACCGGCGCCGGAAGCCCCGCAAAATATATGGAGCTTTGGAAAAGCCGCGGGATAAAGGTGGTCCCTGTAATTGCTTCGGTCGCTATGGCAAAGTCTGCGGAGCGGAGCGGTGCGGACGCGGTTGTCGCCGAGGGTCAGGAATCGGGCGGACATATTGGAGAGCTTACGACAATGACGCTTGTTCCGCAGGTATGTGACGCGGTAAAGCTTCCGGTTCTGGCTGCCGGAGGAATTGCCGACGGACGCGGTATAGCGGCGAGCTTTGCGCTTGGCGCGGAAGGCGTCCAGCTCGGAACACGCTTTTTAGTGGCAAAAGAATGCGGAGTGCATCAGAATTATAAGGATATGGTTATGCACGCGAGTGACATATCTACAGTCACTACGGGAAGGCGCTTCGGCGGCAATACATGCCGCTGTCTGAAAAATAAATTCAGCCGTGATTTTCTCAAAACGGAATATCTGCCAGAAACGACTGCCGAAGACGTTGCTGCTCTCGGCGTGGGCGCGCTCAGGAAAGCGGCTGTCGAGGGAGATCGAGATCAGGGATGCTTCCTTGCCGGTCAGATTTCCGGAATGATCAATCGCGAACAGACAGCAGCGGAGATAATTTCCGAAATATTCACACAGGCCGAAGGTCTAATGAACGGAGTTGACTGGAAATGA
- a CDS encoding zf-HC2 domain-containing protein, with translation MMNITCDTIIDLVSLYKDGTASKSTMELVNDHLRECPECRYYYRHYRIRPETPEQKAPFVSELNPNEADLKYFGLSQMINRKRRNDHIATSFGSIALIVLTAAVCLTISKKINDRL, from the coding sequence ATGATGAATATAACATGTGATACCATTATCGATCTCGTCAGCCTGTATAAAGACGGCACGGCGAGCAAAAGCACAATGGAACTGGTCAACGATCACCTGCGTGAGTGTCCTGAATGCCGGTATTATTACCGTCATTACAGAATCAGACCGGAAACGCCCGAACAGAAAGCGCCGTTTGTTTCAGAGCTGAACCCAAACGAAGCCGATTTAAAATATTTCGGTCTTTCGCAAATGATAAACAGGAAAAGACGCAACGACCATATCGCTACGTCTTTTGGTTCAATTGCGCTTATTGTGTTGACCGCGGCAGTATGTCTGACCATTTCAAAGAAAATAAACGACAGACTTTAA